From the Exiguobacterium aurantiacum genome, one window contains:
- a CDS encoding MFS transporter, which yields MSDRYFYSTAAKWSFVGFTMLVLSTWVASGRFEHVDMALFGYYIGAVVCMIGMVVRLTLFFARPATSQVLKRSLKQMKAEKKRAGKAVAATTVNNIVLQKFIWERGWYRWTQHMLIAWGCLGSFAITFGLTFQWMRFDLIDIEKYQIIVFNIPTIKMAAHGLFAEMVYNGLNITALMLLVGVLMALYRRINDQDVKVTQRFEFDILPLLMLLIVTVSGLLLTVSYVFFGGFIHHELALFHQLTVIIFLCYFPFGKLFHLPVRPMAASVPMNYREVEADETRVCAGCGTRYATDNQVEDVQAILQAQTIQLGLSDGTQLSDYCQPCRRSMRVKMQLNLMNGQLPTHPVDTNTGMSMPGFGRPKETKGEAKDETPVR from the coding sequence ATGTCCGATCGTTATTTTTATTCGACCGCCGCAAAGTGGTCGTTCGTAGGGTTTACCATGTTGGTGCTCTCGACGTGGGTCGCCTCAGGGAGATTTGAACATGTCGACATGGCGTTGTTTGGCTATTACATTGGTGCTGTCGTCTGCATGATCGGGATGGTCGTTCGCTTGACGTTATTTTTTGCACGGCCGGCCACCTCACAAGTGTTGAAGCGAAGCCTCAAACAGATGAAGGCAGAAAAGAAACGGGCCGGCAAAGCCGTCGCCGCGACGACCGTCAACAACATCGTCTTGCAGAAGTTCATTTGGGAGCGAGGCTGGTATCGCTGGACCCAACACATGTTGATCGCCTGGGGATGCCTCGGGTCGTTCGCCATCACGTTCGGGTTGACGTTCCAGTGGATGCGGTTTGATTTAATCGATATCGAGAAGTATCAAATCATCGTCTTTAATATTCCGACGATTAAGATGGCCGCGCACGGGTTGTTCGCCGAAATGGTCTACAACGGCTTGAACATCACCGCGCTCATGTTGCTCGTCGGCGTGCTCATGGCGCTCTATCGCCGGATCAACGACCAAGACGTGAAAGTGACCCAGCGGTTCGAGTTTGATATTTTACCGCTCCTTATGTTGCTCATCGTCACTGTATCGGGTCTCTTGTTGACCGTGTCGTACGTGTTCTTCGGCGGTTTCATCCATCATGAGCTCGCCTTGTTCCATCAATTGACCGTTATCATCTTTTTATGCTACTTCCCGTTCGGTAAACTGTTCCACTTGCCGGTCCGGCCGATGGCAGCCAGTGTGCCGATGAATTACCGGGAAGTCGAGGCGGACGAGACACGTGTCTGCGCTGGGTGTGGCACACGTTATGCGACCGACAATCAAGTCGAGGACGTCCAAGCGATTTTACAGGCACAGACGATCCAGCTCGGACTCAGTGACGGGACCCAGTTGTCGGATTACTGCCAACCGTGTCGACGTTCGATGCGTGTGAAGATGCAGTTGAACTTGATGAACGGACAGTTGCCGACGCACCCGGTCGATACGAACACCGGCATGTCGATGCCAGGATTCGGCCGGCCGAAGGAGACGAAAGGTGAGGCTAAAGATGAGACACCTGTGCGTTAA
- a CDS encoding DUF3221 domain-containing protein, whose amino-acid sequence MKSSLKIMLFLTIAAMLVVFSIGFVFANRATTEPDVEGYVIEINESDRTALVISDITAEEATLSPDELFAQSAPENVSWFKFQVKATFEQIAVGDHVHIWKKTGPSILNTPNRSYVKKVDVID is encoded by the coding sequence ATGAAGTCATCGCTTAAAATCATGTTATTCCTCACCATCGCGGCCATGCTCGTCGTCTTTTCCATCGGTTTCGTCTTCGCCAACCGGGCGACGACCGAACCGGATGTCGAGGGGTATGTGATTGAAATAAATGAATCTGACCGCACCGCTCTCGTGATCAGCGACATCACCGCAGAAGAGGCGACACTTTCGCCTGACGAACTGTTCGCTCAAAGCGCACCGGAAAACGTGAGCTGGTTCAAGTTTCAAGTGAAAGCCACGTTCGAGCAAATCGCTGTCGGGGACCACGTCCATATTTGGAAAAAGACCGGTCCGAGTATCTTAAATACACCGAACCGGTCTTATGTGAAAAAAGTCGACGTGATTGACTAA
- the modB gene encoding molybdate ABC transporter permease subunit: protein MTQSPLQLTFEVGMMATMSAFVLAFGAAYFMHHRQFKGKRLLETMFLLPLILPPTVIGLYALIVLGNNGIGGFLPVSILFTKQANVIASALAAFPLIYQTIRLGLKQLDAEWYEAGRVLGGSERQLFTYVTIPLLLPALTSGFVLGFARSIGEFGITMMIAGNIPGETMTLATAIYMATINGDMTQALVWSGWLVGLAFLVLWLSERYGKRQY, encoded by the coding sequence ATGACGCAATCTCCACTTCAGCTCACGTTCGAAGTCGGGATGATGGCGACGATGAGCGCCTTCGTCCTCGCCTTCGGCGCAGCTTATTTCATGCATCACCGTCAGTTCAAAGGCAAACGGCTGCTCGAGACGATGTTTTTGTTGCCGCTCATCTTGCCGCCGACGGTCATCGGGTTGTACGCCTTGATCGTCCTCGGGAACAACGGGATTGGCGGGTTCTTACCCGTCTCCATCTTGTTCACAAAACAGGCGAACGTCATCGCGTCCGCCTTGGCCGCATTCCCGCTCATCTATCAAACGATTCGGCTCGGGCTCAAACAACTCGATGCGGAATGGTATGAGGCCGGACGCGTGCTCGGCGGGTCAGAGCGTCAACTGTTCACCTACGTGACGATTCCGCTGCTGTTACCTGCGTTGACGAGCGGTTTCGTCCTCGGTTTCGCCCGGTCGATCGGCGAGTTCGGGATCACGATGATGATTGCGGGAAACATCCCGGGCGAGACGATGACGCTCGCCACAGCGATTTATATGGCGACGATCAACGGCGATATGACCCAGGCGCTCGTCTGGAGCGGATGGCTGGTTGGTTTGGCGTTTTTAGTCCTCTGGCTGAGTGAACGTTACGGCAAGCGTCAATATTAG
- the modA gene encoding molybdate ABC transporter substrate-binding protein, with protein MMKRVSGVIIGVAVVLLLSQVWSSPDSEETVTILAAASLGPALEEVERQLEAELEGVDVRVVTNGSGALRAQINHGSPADIFLAASDDDVNRLQIPILERDAFLHNELWLVTPKGKPCAETWDDLNTCARIVIGDPVNVPAGRYAKAALEVEGAWGQAEPRIMFAQNVRQVLTLIEQGDANAGFVYKTELTTGVEAIQSIPLEATGTISYPAVRLTHESYVRDVYARLFDDDIQTHFLAKGFSK; from the coding sequence ATGATGAAACGGGTGAGTGGGGTCATCATCGGGGTGGCGGTCGTCTTATTGCTAAGTCAAGTGTGGTCAAGTCCGGATTCGGAGGAAACCGTGACCATCTTAGCAGCGGCAAGTTTAGGACCGGCCTTGGAAGAGGTCGAGCGACAACTGGAAGCGGAACTTGAGGGGGTCGACGTTCGGGTCGTGACGAACGGGAGCGGCGCCTTACGAGCACAAATCAATCACGGCTCTCCAGCGGATATCTTTTTAGCCGCGAGCGATGACGATGTCAATCGATTACAAATCCCGATTCTAGAGCGGGATGCGTTCTTGCATAACGAGTTGTGGCTCGTGACACCGAAAGGGAAACCGTGCGCGGAGACGTGGGACGACTTAAATACGTGCGCTCGCATCGTCATCGGCGACCCGGTGAACGTCCCGGCCGGTCGTTACGCGAAAGCGGCATTAGAAGTGGAAGGGGCGTGGGGACAGGCGGAACCTCGAATCATGTTCGCCCAAAACGTGAGACAAGTGCTGACGCTCATCGAACAAGGCGATGCCAATGCGGGATTCGTCTATAAGACAGAATTGACGACAGGCGTCGAGGCGATTCAGTCGATTCCACTTGAAGCGACGGGCACGATCTCGTATCCGGCAGTCCGGTTGACGCATGAATCATACGTCCGCGATGTCTACGCACGTTTGTTTGACGACGACATCCAAACTCACTTTTTGGCGAAAGGATTTTCCAAATGA
- the ric gene encoding iron-sulfur cluster repair di-iron protein, producing MTQTFTGDTHVSEIVKQCPQAADIFKRNRIDFCCGGNRPLSEATDKSKRSTEDVLEEVNALYQRKQEMNEKSIDWDAASSSELIEHIIYKHHQFLTDELPQLTPYVTKVFRVHGQNHPHLGRIHQLFNQLKVELEQHIVKEETEDFPTLLRHETAPTAETTREIDDILASLESEHAAAGDILKELRQITNDYTPPEGACGTYRLVYQRLEALESDTFEHIHLENNILFPRARTFA from the coding sequence ATGACACAGACATTCACGGGCGATACGCACGTTTCTGAAATCGTCAAACAGTGCCCGCAAGCGGCAGATATCTTCAAACGGAACCGAATCGATTTTTGTTGCGGCGGCAATCGGCCCCTTTCTGAAGCGACAGACAAATCGAAACGGTCGACCGAAGACGTTTTAGAAGAAGTCAATGCGCTCTATCAACGCAAGCAAGAGATGAACGAGAAGAGCATCGATTGGGATGCCGCGTCTTCCTCAGAATTGATTGAGCATATCATTTATAAGCATCACCAATTTTTGACGGATGAATTGCCACAGCTCACACCATATGTGACAAAAGTATTCCGGGTCCACGGACAAAACCATCCACACCTCGGGCGCATCCATCAACTGTTCAATCAATTGAAGGTGGAGCTCGAACAACATATCGTCAAAGAAGAGACGGAAGACTTCCCGACGTTGCTTCGTCATGAGACGGCACCGACAGCTGAAACGACACGGGAGATCGACGACATATTGGCATCGCTCGAGTCAGAACACGCGGCCGCCGGTGACATTTTAAAAGAATTGCGTCAGATCACGAACGACTATACACCGCCTGAAGGTGCGTGTGGAACATATCGTCTTGTCTATCAACGGTTAGAAGCGCTCGAGTCGGATACGTTCGAACATATTCATCTCGAAAACAATATTCTATTCCCGCGGGCGCGCACGTTCGCTTAA
- the aceA gene encoding isocitrate lyase: MNEQHVQLEDMLQSERFNGVERPYGVEDVMRLRGSVLIEHTLATKGAERLWELLHERDYVHALGALTGNQAIQQVKAGLEAIYLSGWQVAADANLSGHMYPDQSLYPANSVPSVVKRINQALQRADQIQTAEGKGDTHWFAPIVADMEAGFGGVLNVFELTKAMIEAGAAGVHLEDQLSSEKKCGHLGGKVLLPTQTAVKNLIAARLAADVMGVSTIIVARTDAHAANLITSDIDPIDHPFIVGDRTPEGFYRTEAGIEQAIARGLAYAPYADLVWCETSEPDLDEARQFADAIHAKYPGKLLAYNCSPSFNWKKKLSDEEIATFQQEIGAMGYKFQFVTLAGFHSLNFGMFELARGYKDRGMAAYSELQQAEFSAEQHGYTATRHQREVGTGYFDEVSLVISGGQSSTTALAGSTEAEQFETPSH; this comes from the coding sequence ATGAACGAACAACACGTGCAACTAGAGGATATGTTACAGTCGGAACGGTTTAACGGGGTCGAACGTCCATATGGGGTCGAAGACGTGATGAGACTTCGGGGGTCTGTCCTAATCGAGCATACGCTCGCGACAAAAGGGGCGGAACGGTTATGGGAGTTACTCCATGAACGAGATTACGTTCACGCGCTCGGCGCATTGACGGGAAATCAGGCCATCCAGCAAGTGAAGGCGGGCCTCGAGGCCATCTATTTGAGCGGATGGCAAGTCGCCGCCGATGCGAACTTGTCGGGGCACATGTACCCGGACCAAAGTCTGTACCCGGCCAACTCGGTGCCGAGTGTCGTCAAACGGATCAATCAGGCGCTTCAACGGGCCGATCAAATTCAAACGGCGGAAGGGAAAGGCGATACGCATTGGTTCGCCCCGATCGTCGCTGACATGGAGGCCGGTTTCGGTGGTGTACTCAACGTCTTCGAGTTGACGAAAGCGATGATTGAGGCGGGCGCAGCCGGCGTTCACCTAGAGGATCAACTGTCGTCGGAGAAGAAGTGCGGACACCTCGGTGGCAAAGTGTTGCTGCCGACACAAACGGCCGTGAAAAACTTGATTGCCGCACGTCTCGCGGCAGACGTCATGGGTGTCTCGACGATTATCGTCGCCCGGACCGATGCCCACGCCGCGAATTTGATCACGAGCGACATCGATCCAATCGACCATCCGTTCATCGTTGGCGACCGGACGCCGGAAGGGTTTTACCGGACCGAGGCGGGAATCGAACAGGCGATCGCGCGCGGTCTCGCCTATGCACCGTACGCCGACCTCGTCTGGTGCGAGACGTCGGAGCCGGACTTGGACGAAGCACGCCAATTTGCGGATGCGATTCACGCGAAGTATCCAGGAAAACTGCTCGCTTACAACTGTTCGCCTTCGTTCAATTGGAAGAAAAAGCTGTCGGACGAGGAGATTGCGACGTTCCAACAAGAGATTGGAGCGATGGGGTACAAGTTCCAATTCGTCACGCTCGCTGGTTTCCACTCGCTCAACTTCGGGATGTTCGAACTCGCACGCGGATACAAAGACCGAGGGATGGCCGCCTACTCGGAGCTGCAACAAGCCGAATTCAGTGCCGAACAACACGGGTACACGGCGACACGTCACCAGCGCGAGGTCGGGACCGGGTATTTCGACGAGGTATCTCTCGTCATCTCGGGAGGGCAGTCGTCAACGACGGCACTCGCCGGATCGACCGAGGCAGAACAATTTGAAACGCCGTCCCATTAA
- a CDS encoding malate synthase G: MEHYKQVGTYHVHETLLDFISARILPDDEAHRQFWTGVGRLLDEFIPRNESLLHERESYERLLQEWYSEHKQAFDLEDYERFLRSIDYIEATVPDFSIDVSGVDSEVTRQAGPQLVVPLDNARYALNAANARWGSLYDALYGTDVIDEEDGKTKSSGYNPVRGEAVIAYAKQFLDDTFPLQEGSHPEANGYLVSEGRPYAIIEGNRIAFQDDCLVGYVGNPEAPTSLLLIHNGIHAELKFDRNHPIGRTDQAGLVDIELESALSAIVDCEDSVAAVRAEDKVHLYENWLGLMDGTLEATFTKGGRPLTRKLNPDRKYIGKDGREVTVPGRSLLFIRNVGHLMTTDLMLDAEGREVPEGILDGIFTALIASRHLDARRNSRERSIYIVKPKMHGSKEVAFTNDLFDAIEDVLELPRHTLKVGVMDEERRTSLNLKNCIEQVKERIVFINTGFLDRTGDEIHSSLTLGPMRKKGEMKTSAWLDAYERLNVQIGLDAGFHQRGQIGKGMWAMPDRMRDMMREKSNHVRSGATTAWVPSPTAATLHALHYHQVDAFDVQRELIGRSFDPATERGRLLEVPLATRLYTDEEVNEELENNLQGLLGYVVRWVEQGVGCSKVPDIHHVGLMEDRATLRISSQHVANWLYHGVCSREQVEATLYRMAEVVDAQNAEDPHYRPMTPDVERSIAYQAAKDLVFEGDESPNGYTEPILHRRRRQFLQQVTLEPNLKGGASS; this comes from the coding sequence TTGGAACATTACAAACAAGTAGGTACTTATCACGTACATGAAACGTTGCTCGACTTCATCTCGGCTCGTATATTGCCTGACGATGAGGCACACCGACAATTTTGGACTGGGGTCGGGCGCCTACTCGATGAGTTCATTCCTCGGAATGAGTCACTGCTTCACGAACGTGAGTCGTATGAGCGACTATTACAGGAATGGTACAGCGAGCACAAGCAAGCCTTCGACCTGGAAGACTATGAGCGTTTCCTTCGGTCCATCGATTACATCGAAGCGACCGTCCCTGATTTCAGCATCGACGTTTCAGGTGTCGATTCAGAGGTTACTAGGCAAGCCGGACCACAGCTCGTCGTTCCGCTCGACAACGCGCGCTATGCGTTGAACGCGGCGAACGCCCGCTGGGGAAGTCTGTATGACGCCTTGTACGGAACGGACGTCATCGACGAAGAGGACGGGAAAACGAAGTCGAGTGGTTATAATCCAGTCCGAGGTGAAGCGGTCATCGCCTACGCCAAACAGTTTCTCGACGATACATTTCCGCTCCAGGAAGGCTCGCACCCAGAAGCGAACGGCTATCTCGTGTCAGAGGGCAGACCATACGCAATCATCGAAGGGAACCGCATCGCGTTTCAAGATGATTGTCTCGTCGGTTATGTGGGGAATCCAGAAGCTCCGACGAGTTTATTGCTCATCCATAACGGGATTCATGCCGAATTAAAATTTGATCGGAACCATCCAATCGGACGGACGGATCAAGCAGGGCTCGTTGACATCGAACTCGAGTCCGCCTTGTCTGCCATCGTCGACTGTGAAGACTCGGTCGCGGCTGTTCGGGCGGAAGACAAGGTCCACCTTTATGAAAACTGGCTTGGCCTGATGGACGGGACGCTCGAAGCAACGTTCACGAAAGGCGGGCGGCCGCTCACTCGGAAGTTGAACCCTGACCGAAAGTATATCGGGAAAGACGGGCGTGAAGTCACGGTCCCAGGACGGTCGCTCCTCTTTATTCGAAACGTCGGGCACTTGATGACGACAGACTTGATGCTCGACGCGGAAGGGCGTGAAGTACCGGAAGGGATCTTGGACGGGATTTTCACTGCGCTCATCGCGAGCCGCCATCTTGATGCCAGACGAAATTCCCGCGAACGCTCCATCTATATCGTCAAACCGAAGATGCATGGATCTAAGGAAGTCGCGTTCACGAACGACTTGTTCGATGCGATTGAAGATGTACTCGAGTTACCGCGTCACACGCTCAAAGTCGGCGTGATGGACGAGGAGCGACGCACGTCGCTTAATTTGAAGAACTGTATCGAGCAAGTGAAGGAACGCATCGTCTTCATCAATACCGGATTCCTCGACCGGACGGGCGATGAGATTCACTCCTCGCTCACGCTCGGACCGATGCGCAAGAAAGGCGAGATGAAGACCTCGGCGTGGCTCGATGCTTATGAACGTCTGAACGTCCAGATCGGGCTTGACGCAGGATTCCATCAACGCGGGCAAATCGGGAAAGGGATGTGGGCGATGCCCGATCGGATGCGCGATATGATGCGTGAAAAAAGCAATCATGTCCGGTCCGGGGCGACGACGGCTTGGGTGCCGTCCCCGACGGCGGCCACGCTTCATGCGCTGCATTACCATCAAGTTGATGCATTTGACGTTCAGCGTGAGTTGATTGGTCGTTCGTTTGATCCAGCAACTGAGCGAGGGCGTCTGCTCGAGGTACCACTCGCCACGCGTCTCTATACAGATGAGGAAGTGAACGAGGAGCTCGAGAACAACTTGCAAGGGTTGCTCGGTTACGTCGTCCGTTGGGTCGAGCAAGGTGTCGGTTGCTCCAAAGTGCCAGATATTCATCACGTCGGGTTGATGGAAGACCGAGCAACGCTTCGTATTTCGAGTCAACATGTCGCCAACTGGCTATACCATGGAGTCTGTAGCCGCGAACAAGTCGAAGCGACGCTTTACCGGATGGCTGAGGTCGTCGACGCGCAAAACGCGGAAGATCCACATTATCGTCCGATGACGCCTGACGTGGAGCGTTCGATCGCCTATCAAGCGGCGAAAGATTTGGTGTTCGAAGGCGACGAGTCGCCGAACGGATATACGGAACCGATTTTGCATCGGCGCCGTCGACAGTTTTTACAACAAGTGACATTAGAACCGAATTTAAAAGGAGGAGCATCATCATGA
- a CDS encoding MarR family winged helix-turn-helix transcriptional regulator, with translation MRDACSLSDEILYHVITVQKELAQLFDTEMDGLSSTRFDILSNLHHVGPLRQRELQQRVGVDHAAITRHLKQLETQGLITRERCLQDNRVIYVDLTDVGRERIAHWTEQKKCLSDRLFVNMKVEEQRQLLELLNTLQTNIQHERKTLI, from the coding sequence ATGCGCGACGCCTGTTCGCTCAGCGATGAGATTCTCTACCACGTCATCACCGTACAAAAAGAACTGGCCCAACTGTTCGATACGGAAATGGACGGGCTCAGCTCGACCCGCTTCGATATTTTGAGCAACTTGCATCACGTCGGCCCTTTGCGTCAGCGTGAACTGCAACAACGGGTTGGCGTCGATCATGCCGCCATCACGCGTCATTTAAAACAGCTCGAGACACAGGGCTTGATCACGCGCGAACGCTGCCTCCAAGACAATCGGGTCATTTATGTCGATTTGACCGATGTCGGTCGGGAGCGGATTGCACATTGGACCGAGCAAAAGAAGTGCTTATCGGACCGACTTTTTGTAAACATGAAGGTAGAGGAGCAACGACAGTTACTCGAACTTTTAAATACGTTACAAACCAACATTCAACATGAAAGGAAGACCCTTATATGA
- a CDS encoding nitroreductase family protein produces MNTTTQKDFMEILKGRRSIRVYDENVKISKEEMTQILEEATTAPSSLNLQPWRFVVIDSAEGKETLLPLASFNKRQVETSSAVIAIFADYQMADYTQEIFDTAVERGLMPPEVRDRQVDMIKGIFKDAPKESVKDSILLDSGLVAMQLMLVARAHGYDTNPIGGYDKANIAEAFGLEKERYLPVMLLSIGKAAEEGYQSVRFPIDRITDWK; encoded by the coding sequence ATGAACACGACAACACAAAAAGATTTTATGGAAATCCTCAAAGGACGCCGCTCGATTCGCGTCTATGATGAGAACGTCAAAATCTCAAAAGAAGAGATGACCCAAATCTTGGAGGAAGCGACGACGGCGCCGTCTTCACTCAACCTGCAACCATGGCGCTTCGTCGTCATCGATAGCGCAGAAGGCAAAGAAACGCTCCTTCCGCTCGCAAGCTTCAACAAACGCCAAGTCGAGACCTCATCAGCCGTCATCGCCATCTTTGCCGACTACCAGATGGCCGACTATACACAAGAGATCTTCGACACGGCCGTCGAACGTGGCCTCATGCCACCAGAAGTCCGCGACCGTCAAGTCGACATGATCAAAGGCATCTTCAAAGACGCACCGAAAGAGTCTGTCAAAGACAGCATCTTGCTCGACTCGGGTCTCGTCGCGATGCAACTCATGCTCGTCGCCCGTGCCCACGGCTACGATACCAACCCAATCGGTGGCTACGACAAAGCGAACATCGCGGAAGCGTTCGGTCTCGAGAAAGAACGCTACCTTCCGGTCATGCTCCTCTCAATCGGGAAAGCTGCGGAAGAAGGTTACCAATCGGTCCGCTTCCCAATCGACCGCATCACGGACTGGAAATAA
- a CDS encoding NAD(P)H-dependent oxidoreductase has protein sequence MKKEDILDAYRWRQATKEFDADRKIDEEDFEFILETGRLSPSSFGFEPWQFVVIRREDLLRKIKDHAWGAQGQALTASHFVLILARTPEAMRYDSDYIRHIVTDVQGRTEDEYALRVKRVREFQEQDYRLLDDERVFQEWIKRQTYIPLGNMMTAAAQIGVDSCPIEGFNQAEIDELLISEGVMERGTWSLSVMVAFGHRARDFAPKTRRDFNEVVKYIG, from the coding sequence GTGAAAAAAGAAGATATTTTAGATGCGTATCGTTGGCGTCAAGCGACGAAAGAGTTCGACGCGGACCGCAAAATCGATGAGGAAGATTTCGAATTCATTCTGGAGACGGGTCGCTTATCACCGAGTTCGTTCGGCTTCGAGCCTTGGCAGTTCGTCGTCATTCGTCGCGAAGACTTGCTCCGGAAGATCAAAGACCACGCGTGGGGTGCGCAAGGACAGGCGTTAACGGCGAGCCATTTCGTGTTGATTTTGGCGCGGACGCCTGAAGCGATGCGCTACGACTCGGACTACATCCGTCACATCGTCACGGACGTCCAAGGACGGACCGAGGACGAATACGCCCTTCGGGTAAAACGTGTCCGTGAGTTCCAGGAACAAGATTATCGACTGTTGGACGACGAGCGTGTGTTCCAAGAGTGGATCAAACGCCAGACTTATATCCCGCTCGGCAACATGATGACGGCCGCTGCCCAAATCGGCGTCGACTCATGCCCAATCGAAGGGTTCAATCAAGCGGAGATTGACGAATTATTAATTTCAGAAGGCGTCATGGAACGAGGCACCTGGTCGCTCTCGGTCATGGTCGCGTTCGGACATCGGGCCCGTGACTTCGCGCCGAAGACACGCCGCGATTTCAACGAGGTCGTCAAATACATCGGATAA
- a CDS encoding SAM-dependent methyltransferase, with protein sequence MTEQDYERLLQIETAKPQQGFPASAEYHRYEPTPYEALDLLRDAYPLAATDTVVDFGSGKGRLPFYLAYTFRVRAIGIEMDGGFHEAALENWMNYAKKHRTRGSVQLVRGYAEQFEVPDEANRFYFFNPFSVNVFRQVVANIIDSVERTPRPVDLILYYPADEYLHFLNDETPFRYVQDVRLPLKNLHERFLIYRFDMMESSW encoded by the coding sequence CCCGGCCTCGGCCGAATACCACCGCTATGAACCGACCCCGTATGAGGCGCTCGACTTGTTGCGTGACGCCTATCCGCTCGCGGCCACGGACACGGTCGTCGACTTCGGTTCGGGGAAAGGACGTCTTCCGTTTTATCTCGCCTATACGTTCCGGGTCCGGGCCATCGGCATCGAGATGGACGGTGGCTTCCACGAGGCGGCACTTGAGAATTGGATGAATTACGCCAAGAAACATCGGACGCGTGGCAGTGTCCAACTCGTCCGCGGCTACGCCGAACAATTTGAGGTGCCTGATGAGGCGAACCGCTTTTATTTCTTCAATCCGTTCTCGGTGAACGTGTTCCGGCAAGTCGTCGCGAACATCATCGACTCGGTCGAACGCACGCCGCGTCCGGTCGACCTCATCCTCTATTATCCGGCCGATGAGTACTTACATTTTTTGAATGACGAGACGCCGTTCCGCTATGTACAGGACGTTCGCTTGCCGTTAAAGAATCTCCATGAGCGCTTTCTTATTTATCGTTTTGATATGATGGAGTCATCTTGGTAA